Proteins from one Leptonema illini DSM 21528 genomic window:
- a CDS encoding transposase, translated as MARYKQPDSDQSQIVILNFSELFPEDHPISRLLETVRRLDLSRFDASYRNDSKQGGRPAMPPDRVLAIIIYSLLYGNLSMRALERDLGQRADLMYLSGGMEMDHSTLGKFRLRHAAAIQELFTQTVFLGIESGFIDLDTVSIDSTKIKASANRRDIGTREELERRYEHLESVCKKRYDEWEASQNDAEQELLAKKIQQLEIQKEKLSLGLEFLKSRPDRKRVHLTDPDADWHKDGSNSFIVGYSAQNAVDFQSGMIVYQEIVTGQSDSTFTSSLVNRVEGVKAEFLPKKTDEIKYVLDCGYASENILKELTGHDLYMPDRELAHKKTGGKIKPEERNEAAAEPPLIESSHALLQFHYDRDNDCFQCPAGEILTFQRERNLQGVLYRHYRRYGCSRCSMKEQCIGPEGKRKELWIQTKHIPDLQVRSLPPHHGSKKRKRGCGLFPIPLPFS; from the coding sequence ATGGCACGCTACAAACAGCCTGACTCTGATCAGAGCCAGATCGTTATCTTGAATTTCTCGGAGTTGTTTCCGGAGGATCATCCCATCTCCCGCCTGCTTGAGACGGTCCGGCGGCTAGATCTCAGCCGCTTTGATGCGAGTTACAGGAATGATTCGAAGCAGGGAGGTCGCCCGGCCATGCCGCCCGACCGAGTTCTGGCTATCATCATCTATTCATTGTTGTATGGAAACCTTTCCATGCGAGCCCTTGAGCGAGATCTCGGACAGCGTGCAGATTTGATGTATCTGTCCGGTGGGATGGAGATGGATCATTCAACCCTCGGAAAGTTCCGGCTGAGGCATGCGGCAGCAATTCAGGAATTGTTCACGCAGACAGTGTTCCTCGGTATCGAATCGGGATTCATCGATCTGGATACCGTCAGCATTGACAGCACAAAGATCAAGGCCAGTGCAAACAGACGGGATATAGGCACTCGCGAGGAACTTGAAAGGCGTTACGAGCATCTTGAATCTGTCTGTAAGAAACGCTACGATGAATGGGAGGCATCACAGAACGATGCAGAACAGGAATTACTGGCAAAGAAAATCCAACAACTGGAGATCCAGAAAGAGAAGCTGTCTCTGGGGCTGGAGTTCTTGAAATCCAGACCTGACCGAAAGCGAGTTCATCTTACAGATCCAGATGCAGACTGGCACAAAGACGGATCCAACAGCTTCATCGTGGGTTATTCGGCCCAGAATGCAGTGGATTTCCAGAGTGGCATGATTGTTTATCAGGAAATTGTTACGGGACAGAGCGACAGTACATTCACCAGTTCGCTTGTGAACAGAGTTGAGGGCGTAAAGGCGGAGTTCCTTCCCAAAAAAACAGACGAAATCAAATACGTTCTCGATTGTGGATATGCGAGCGAGAATATTCTCAAAGAGCTTACAGGGCATGACCTCTATATGCCAGACCGGGAACTGGCACACAAGAAGACCGGCGGTAAGATCAAGCCGGAGGAAAGAAATGAGGCTGCCGCTGAACCGCCTCTGATTGAGAGCAGCCATGCCTTGTTGCAATTCCACTACGACCGAGACAACGATTGCTTTCAGTGTCCGGCCGGCGAAATCCTCACCTTCCAGCGCGAGAGAAATCTACAGGGAGTCCTCTACCGGCACTATCGACGTTATGGCTGTTCCCGGTGCTCTATGAAAGAGCAATGTATTGGCCCGGAAGGCAAGCGCAAAGAGCTCTGGATTCAGACCAAACATATTCCCGATTTACAAGTCCGTAGTTTACCTCCCCATCATGGAAGCAAAAAAAGAAAACGGGGATGCGGTCTATTTCCAATCCCCTTACCCTTCTCATGA
- a CDS encoding transposase — protein MRSISNPLTLLMREKLATPDGKKTYARRFPSVEGVFGVMKSARNGWQFLRRTRERVQVEWSERCIAHNLARMIGFVRVNPIAADNI, from the coding sequence ATGCGGTCTATTTCCAATCCCCTTACCCTTCTCATGAGAGAGAAGCTGGCAACTCCAGATGGGAAGAAAACCTATGCTCGCCGATTTCCATCTGTCGAGGGCGTCTTTGGTGTGATGAAAAGTGCTCGTAATGGCTGGCAGTTCTTGCGGCGAACAAGAGAAAGGGTTCAAGTTGAATGGTCTGAGCGGTGCATTGCCCATAACCTTGCCCGAATGATCGGGTTTGTCCGGGTAAATCCGATTGCGGCTGACAATATCTGA
- a CDS encoding MFS transporter encodes MSERIPAKIWTVFTLFGLIGQVAWTIENMYLNVYLYKTVTFDPDAIAAMVAASAIVATVATLTMGALSDRLGRRRIFMWSGYIIWGVSIIGFGFINKETVGSWFPGFEVVAATVTLIIVLDCLMTFIGSTANDAAFNAWVTDVTHPTNRGKAEGLIATMPLLGMLVVFGALDGYTQRGEWRVCRKT; translated from the coding sequence ATGAGCGAACGCATACCGGCGAAGATCTGGACGGTCTTCACACTTTTCGGGCTGATCGGACAGGTGGCCTGGACCATCGAGAATATGTATCTGAACGTCTACCTCTACAAGACGGTGACGTTTGATCCCGATGCCATCGCCGCGATGGTCGCTGCGAGCGCCATCGTCGCCACGGTAGCGACGCTGACGATGGGCGCCCTCTCGGACCGACTGGGCCGCCGACGCATCTTCATGTGGTCGGGCTATATCATCTGGGGCGTTTCGATCATAGGCTTCGGCTTCATCAACAAAGAGACGGTGGGGAGCTGGTTCCCGGGTTTCGAGGTCGTCGCCGCGACGGTGACGCTGATCATCGTACTCGACTGCCTCATGACGTTCATCGGTTCTACGGCTAACGACGCCGCCTTCAACGCCTGGGTAACGGACGTCACGCATCCGACGAATCGCGGGAAGGCCGAGGGGCTTATTGCGACGATGCCGCTGCTGGGTATGCTCGTCGTTTTTGGAGCGCTCGATGGTTATACACAGCGGGGCGAGTGGAGAGTCTGTCGAAAAACCTGA